From the genome of Motacilla alba alba isolate MOTALB_02 chromosome 13, Motacilla_alba_V1.0_pri, whole genome shotgun sequence, one region includes:
- the LOC119706496 gene encoding protocadherin beta-15-like, whose product MALARQVLCLCAFVSLPLARAEPIRYSVAEEAPSGSLVGKLAEDARLTPAQLSARRARLLSEDGRQHFALERASGRLVVAGRLDREQLCAQSATCMLPFELLLDNPLQFFRVEVTLQDINDHSPVFREDRVSFRIPETSEPGSRFPLEVARDLDIGNNTVQEYSISPENEYFSVSYGSQSSGDKHLELVLERSLDREEQAEMGFSVIAVDGGSPPRSGTIEISITILDANDNAPKFSQGRYTGKVLENMPEGSVVLTVLATDPDAGVNGDISYEINEVVGQSDSAFVIDAITGEIKLTKPLDFEVAEIHELIVRARDGGGLSAICKVLVEVVDVNDNAPEVVVSSFSSPLPENTEPGTVVALFTVRDRDSGANGKISCALEDQLFFSLRPAYKNYYELVTVSALDREETPRYVLSVTAADAGSPPLTSTQTFTVDISDVNDNAPVFNQTSYTMYVRENNVPTAFVGAVSAADADVGLNAKVTYSLAPEAGAERPSCSCISVNSEKGHVFVLRPLDYERLRQTEVTVSASDAGSPPLRANVTVRLVVLDENDNAPLVLYPAQESGPASSELVPVSAEAGYLVSKVVAVDADSGQNSWLSYHLLRATEPGLFSVGAQSGEVRLRRPVTERDSVRQQLVVLVRDNGKPPLSATAALSALLLKDLSDVRLPHSSPASEDQGGSLTAYLILALVFVSLLFLISTAVLVARKACRSKELKAGHVLYAADTLQSGLADAAAAGTLPRAYCYELSLTTGSGNSEFKFLKPILPSLPPQRCAVGQGPCEEQDFPGVPVSTEDMAPDSAGALSAGQFNALSFN is encoded by the coding sequence atGGCGCTCGCAAGGCAAGTGCTTTGTCTCTGTGCTTTCGTGTCGCTGCCGCTCGCTCGCGCCGAGCCCATCCGCTACTCCGTAGCCGAGGAGGCGCCGAGCGGCTCCCTGGTGGGCAAGCTGGCGGAGGACGCGCGGCTGACGCCGGCGCAGCTCTCGGCTCGCCGCGCCCGCCTGCTCTCGGAGGACGGCCGGCAGCATTTCGCCTTAGAGCGCGCCTCCGGCCGCCTCGTCGTGGCGGGGAGGCTGGACCGCGAGCAGCTGTGCGCCCAGTCCGCCACCTGCATGCTCCCCTTCGAGCTGCTGCTCGACAACCCCCTGCAGTTCTTTCGGGTCGAGGTGACTCTGCAGGACATCAATGATCATTCGCCTGTTTTCCGAGAAGATCGTGTCAGTTTTAGGATCCCTGAAACGAGCGAGCCAGGTTCACGTTTCCCTCTGGAGGTTGCTCGGGACCTCGATATTGGCAATAACACAGTCCAGGAGTACAGCATCTCTCCAGAGAACGAGTATTTCAGTGTCTCCTATGGAAGTCAGTCTAGTGGTGACAAACATCTTGAACTTGTCTTGGAGAGGTCACTAGACAGAGAGGAGCAGGCTGAGATGGGTTTCAGTGTTATTGCTGTGGACGGTGGATCGCCTCCCAGGAGTGGGACCATCGAGATCTCTATTACCATTCTAGATGCAAATGACAATGCTCCAAAATTCTCACAAGGTCGTTATACTGGGAAGGTTCTGGAGAACATGCCAGAGGGCTCTGTGGTTCTGACTGTGCTGGCAACTGATCCAGATGCAGGAGTTAATGGGGACATCTCCTATGAAATTAATGAAGTGGTTGGCCAGAGTGATTCAGCATTTGTGATTGATGCCATTACTGGGGAAATTAAACTCACAAAACCTCTGGACTTCGAGGTGGCAGAAATTCATGAGCTGATTGTGAGGGCCAGAGATGGTGGGGGGCTCTCAGCAATCTGCAAGGTGCTGGTGGAGGTGGTGGATGTGAATGACAATGCCCCAGAGGTGGTGGTCAGCTCGTTCAGCAGTCCCCTCCCCGAGAACACAGAGCCCGGCACGGTGGTTGCCCTGTTTACGGTCAGGGACCGGGATTCCGGTGCCAACGGGAAGATCTCGTGTGCCCTGGAGGATCAGCTCTTCTTCTCGCTGCGGCCAGCCTATAAGAATTACTATGAGCTGGTGACGGTGAGCGCGCTGGACCGCGAGGAGACGCCTCGGTACGTCCTCAGTGTCACGGCAGCGGATGCGGGCTCGCCTCCTCTCACAAGCACGCAGACCTTCACCGTGGACATCTCGGATGTCAATGACAACGCGCCCGTCTTCAACCAGACCTCCTACACCATGTACGTGCGTGAGAACAACGTGCCCACGGCGTTTGTTGGAGCCGTGAGCGCTGCAGACGCCGACGTGGGGCTCAACGCCAAGGTGACCTATTCCCTGGCACCAGAGGCAGGTGCAGAGCGGCCCTCGTGCTCCTGCATCTCTGTGAACTCGGAGAAGGGACACGTGTTTGTGCTGCGGCCCCTGGACTACGAGCGCCTGCGGCAGACCGAGGTGACGGTCAGTGCCTCTGACGCGGGCTCTCCTCCGCTCAGAGCCAACGTCACCGTCCGCCTTGTGGTGCTGGACGAGAACGACAACGCCCCGCTGGTGCTCTACCCAGCGCAGGAGAGCGGCCCAGCCTCCAGTGAGCTGGTGCCCGTGTCGGCTGAGGCGGGCTACCTCGTCAGCAAAGTGGTGGCCGTCGATGCCGACTCGGGCCAGAACTCCTGGCTCTCGTACCACCTGCTGAGGGCCACCGAGCCGGGGCTGTTTTCCGTGGGCGCCCAGAGCGGGGAGGTGCGTCTGAGGAGGCCGGTGACGGAGAGGGACAGCGTGAGGCAGCAGCTCGTTGTGCTGGTCAGGGACAACGGCAAGCCCCCGCTGTCGGCCACGGCAGCTCTGAGCGCTCTCCTGCTCAAGGACTTGTCGGACGTGCGCCTGCCGCACAGCAGCCCGGCCAGCGAGGATCAGGGCGGCTCCCTGACCGCCTATTTAATCCTTGCCTTGGtctttgtctccctgctcttcctcatcTCCACCGCAGTCTTGGTGGCTCGCAAGGCGTGCAGGAGCAAGGAGCTGAAGGCTGGCCACGTGCTTTATGCTGCCGACACCTTGCAGAGTGGCCTGGCCGATGCAGCCGCTGCAGGGACCCTGCCCCGCGCCTACTGCTACGAGCTCAGCCTCACAACGGGCTCGGGCAACAGCGAGTTCAAATTCCTCAAGcccatcctgcccagcctgcccccgCAGCGCTGCGCCGTGGGCCAGGGCCCGTGTGAGGAGCAGGATTTCCCCGGTGTCCCTGTCAGCACCGAGGACATGGCCCCAGACAGTGCTGGGGCTCTCTCTGCAGGACAGTTCAACGCTCTTTCCTTCAACTAG